From Lucilia cuprina isolate Lc7/37 chromosome 4, ASM2204524v1, whole genome shotgun sequence:
ttGGTATGAAATTTCAATTATGCGAcgattgctaaaaaaaattcctAGATCGCTAAAATATAGTGATAATATagtattattatagaaattatagaaatatattgTCCACATGGTGCGCCatgatttcaaataatttaattttgacttTGATTTGTTACCGCATatttttacccataagagcatattTAAGTGATATTTCGAGTTGTTTAGAGCTTTAAGCGcatactattttaatattttataaatggtttttTCTTGTAGGTTTTTTATCTTGATTTTTTGTCTTACTTTACAATTGTTGTTGTACTTACTTCCGATTGCAATATTTGAATGTGGAGCTTGGTTttagatatttgtttttgttcttgttctttgGTGATCACATTTCTATCTCTTAAATTGGTCGATTATATTTGTGGCAGGGATTCAGTATCTTTACTTTGgtgcaattgttttttttagtagaTTGTTTTCTTTGAGCTTTTCtatgttaataaatttgtaacttTGAGTACAAGACAAAActatgcatgttttataaaaaagaaaaaggcagttgtaaatgtaataagaaaattaatgaaaacttatatttaaaacaaaaaaaatatatttaatgttttttaaaaaactttttttaataaacttgtataaatttttttggcatcagctgtttacacgcTAATCGCATCTAAAAAAtgcgatttttataccctacaccactattgtggggagggtattataagttttgtgctgatgtttgtaacatacaaaaatattggtccaatacccaccttaaagtataccgatcgattcagaatcattttttgagtcgattaagacatgtccgtccgtccgtctgtccggctggctggctgtccatgtaaaccttgtgcgcaaggtacaggccgcaattttcaagataatttgatgaaattaggaccaagcatattttttggcacagggacgaagcctattgaaaatggttggaatcggtccattatttcacctagcccccatacaaccgtacctcccgatttgaactttttatgccataattacgtcaaatattatttatctctctaaaaattggcacaaataagtcttatataagtataaatgacactgcagattttcgtaaggatcggccctatttgaccctagctcccatacaaaccccccttcaaaaaatgtcttaaacgtctaaaattgacttgtaaccatttgtatcgcaatgaaactcaacaaaattaactgttatttaaaaatatatccttttcccaaatttaccgaggatcggcccatatatgacctatataaagactcatttagacatttttgcttaatatttgcttaaatattttggaattatggtaatattcaacataaaagattctttattaaaaaaattaaaatatagtcatggtgtagggtattatatggtcggccatgcccgactatactttgctacttgttgcttttataaagcAAATGAGAACCCTATTGAAACAGAGATAGAGATGTAGAAAAATCACTACATATAATATATCCAAACAAAGAATTTTTACTGCTTCATAATATAGGATTAGAACTAGTTAAATACTtcaaaaaatgaacaacatccctccaatgacatgctaatgtaaaattcatagtgTTTTCACCGGAATTTGAAGCACTTTGGGTTACTTGTTGTGATGAAAATACTACATCTTTTCCACACTTTTTTTTGCTGTAAGTAAGTTTTTTCAGAAAGTCTGAAAGTATTTTCAGAAAGTCTGAAAGTATTTTCAGAAAGTTTAAAAATCgccataaaactaaaaaaacagctaaattaaagtgtttttattcttttgttattcTAAAAACTGTTGAAAACCACATAGTACAAATATTCAAATCAGGGACGAATAGTTTTAAAACGTATGACCACAAAAAATCCTATGCTACAACTTTTGTACAACTTTGGACATTTGTTTGGATCATtagttaaaacaacaataaacaacttGGTATGAAATTTCAATTATGCGAcgattgctaaaaaaaattcctAGATCGCTAAAATATAGTGATAATATagtattattatagaaattatagaaatatattgTCCACATGGTGCGCCatgatttcaaataatttaattttgacttTGATTTGTTTACCGCATatttttacccataagagcatattTTAAGTGATATTTCGAGTTGTGTTAGAGCTTTAAGCGCatactaattttaatattttataaatggtttttTCTTGTAGGTTTTTTATCTTGATTTTTTGTCCTTACTTTACAATTGTTGTTGTACTTACTTCCGATTGCAATAATTGAATGTGGAGCTATGGTTttagatatttgtttttgtgtctTGTTCTTTGGTGATCACATTTCATCTCTTAAATTGGTCGATTATATTTGTGGCAGGGATTCAGTATCTTTACTTTgtgcaattgtttttttttagtagaTTGTTTTCTTTGAGCTTTTCtatgttaataaatttgtaacttTGAGTACAGACAAAActatgcatgttttataaaaaagaaaaaggcaGTTTGTAatgtaataagaaaattaatgaaaacttatatttaaaacaaaaaaaataaattatgttttttaagaaaaaaaaaacttttttatataaacttgtataaattttttaggCATCAGCTTATTACACGCTATCGCATCTAAAAAAtgcgatttttataccctacaccactattgtggggagggtattataaagtttgtgctgaagtttgtaacatacaaaaatattggtccaatacccaccttaaagtataccgatcgattcagaatcattttttgagtcgattaagacatgtccgtccgtccgtctgtccggctggctggctgtccatgtaaaccttgtgcgcaaggtacagggccgcaattttcaagataatttgatgaaattaggACCAAGCATATtattttggcacagggacgaagcctattgaaaatgttggaatctggtccattatttcacctagcccccatacaaccgtacctccccgatgtgaactttttatgccataatatacgtcaaatattattttatctctctaaaaattggcacaaataagacttatataagtatacaatgacactgcagattttcgtaaggatcggcccttatttgaccctagctcccatacaaaccccccttcaaaaaatgtcttaaacgtctaaaattgacgtgtaaccatttgtatcgcaatgaaactcaacaaaattaactgtatttaaaaatatatccttttcccaaatttaccgaggatcggcccaataTGACCTATAAAAGACTCACATTTAgacatttttgcttaatatttgcttaaataattTTGGAATGGTTATGATAtcaacataaaagattctttattaaaaaaattaaaatatagtcatggtgtagggtattatatggtcggccatgcccgactatactttgctacttgttgcttttataaagcAAATGAGAACCCTATTGAAACAGAGATAGAGATGTAGAAAAATCACTACATATAATATATCCAAACAAAGAATTTTTACTGCTTCATAATATAGGATTAGAACTAGTTAAATACTtcaaaaaatgaacaacatccctccaatgacatgctaatgtaaaattcatagtgTTTTCACCGGAATTTGAAGCACTTTGGGTTACTTGTTGTGATGAAAATACTACATCTTTTCCACACTTTTTTTTGCTGTAAGTAAGTTTTTTCAGAAAGTCTGAAAGTATTTTCAGAAAGTCTGAAAGTATTTTcagaaagtttaaaaattttagaagttttttaatcttaaaataggtttttttaaaaatggataaaggatttatacttttaattactctcgttatttatatacatataaatatagttGTACGTATTCtgtttacttatattttttctaatattaaactaatttgttgttttttcactGAGGTACTTACCAAAACActtagtttttatttctattgttaTTGCTAGAATGGAGCTGCGATATAATATTTCTTACCTGTTTAATATTTCcctttaataaagtaaaatttgttatgagtttaaaaaaaatctcttttattgGCTTTAAAGCGTGACATTCATTATtatgtatttcatttaatattgcaTGTGGATGGCCTGCCTACAGtggtacattttttgttttcttttttatttgaatagtaGTATAAGtagtatataatatatgtattactttattttgatgaattttaattatttttgaattttcttaatattgtatagaaaaataaacatttattacatgtatgtatgtatgtatgtattaatgtatgtatacatGGATGCATATGTATAcgaatgttaatttaatttacagaaTAATAACAATATGTACGCTTTAGATAGTCAGACTCTTATTGTCTTTTCTATACATATACCCCcatattcacaaacaaatttttattttataaacgattcataaatcaaatttcgtattgaaattatgttttataaactttttataaaataaagtgctgtttatgaataagggggatATTGTTTAGTTAATATTTCATTCTTATAGAGATCTATTGTTTACTATTACTCCCAAATGAGATTACGCAAATGTGGAGTCAATGACAATTAACTCTACAATTCTACGGAGTAGATTAAAACAATggaaatacaaatgaaaatattaaattagttaGGTACAATATTTCAGTTAAAATAATCTTCATTTAGAAGGgcaatgaaaaatataattgtaatataaaaactttatgacTTGTAGGTATGCATTGAAAgtaactaaaatagaactgcgtaaatatgtatgtatgtatgttaatagtataaatacataaaataaagtacaatacaatttattaaataaaaaagcactTGATTTCTTAgatgtattaaaatattaaatattttctttagagtttattatttattgtttatttcttattttttgtatttctgaGTTTCATTCAATTGTAATATTTGGttttagttataattttaaataaagtttatgcTCTTAtgtgtaaatgtatgtatattaataattatagtaAGTATATGaatctaaatttgttttttacagTGTACTCTTAATTAAGGTAATGAGTTAAACTTTAGTAAGGCACTAGTTACACGTTAATCTatctatgtttgtatgtatctaCATATGTCATGTATATAGTACTTAtgcatgtatatatatatattgtaaatacattttatttaaatatttcaatttaaaataaacttggtTTTACTTTTagcaatttgtttgtgtgtttttttaacgtGTAACTACTGACTACGGttttataagatattctttcctttttatattttgctattTGGTTATTTAAAGCTTCTTATTTAGCAAAgttcaaaacttttttgtttggttgtaggttttatgatttcaaaagcattatttttttattcgatttCTTTTATATGATTGTATATTTCAACTACTGCCGCTGATACTACTGTTACTACTACTCATTAGACAATAAAAAAGGTTATTTTTCAACACTGTGATCATTTTAGAACAAACATAATTAAAGCTTTATAATCAATTTAACTAAACTCAAGCCTAAAGAGGACAGCCAATGACAATccaatcaatttttataaactgtatttttaaccttttttatagaatttgtacaattgaaaattttaaaaggcaGTTAGTTGGTTTGTTACTGGCCGTCTTCTAGTATCTTTATGTTACCTTCTTGTAATTGaaacatatacattttaaattaaaatgatttaaaacttttttgtttttttctttatattggtGGGTGTTGTGTGTTttgtgtattttgaaaatctactttttgtacatacatacatttataatattattttaaataattttgatttagcatacaattaaaatatcaataatttaatttaaacaacagAGTCAAaattatacacacacacactcacttacattgttctttattttttatttttattttagtagcATAATTTTAGGTGTAGTATgtattgtatttattgtttcttaatgtaaatgtttaaagttttcttatttataaggtattattaattaaattattaaatattaaattgaattataaCTAGGACTTACATTAAATACTAAGCatctttttaaatgttaaattgttaaactaaaatataattgtatgttttttataattaaatgaaggaaaattaaaaaagtaatatgtaATTCTTTCAGAGAGACTTAGATAGGAGAGAGCATATCTCATTCGTTCAAACCTTTCATTGAGAATATCAGACACGACAAGAAGTgctgtttgttttctttatatttttgtaatgtttCTTTCGTAGgttttgatttttaaacttttttggtaTTTTGAATGGAGTTTGTTtggtttaaattgttatttaattgtctaacctataaaattaaatatatatatacgatttagtttaattatcagcataattgaatattgttattatttttattcatcatcatcttcatgaTCTCATCATTATTAGTTTAGTATtagaattaatattaaaaaaagaaaagcagAAGTATATGGGATTCGAGTGCCAAAGTGAAAGAATAGAAGAGGAAAGTTTTTGCGGCTATAAAATTGAACGAATGGTCGAGGGTTGTATCAAactcaaattttaatatcaaaactAATGTNNNNNNNNNNNNNNNNNNNNNNNNNNNNNNNNNNNNNNNNNNNNNNNNNNNNNNNNNNNNNNNNNNNNNNNNNNNNNNNNNNNNNNNNNNNNNNNNNNNNATATTATCAGCGTCTAAAACTATTTcgttttgaatttaattaaaaaaggatAACGGCGAAAGCGTAAAAAAATGCCcttgaaattatatttcttaatatttgaaataattcgTATTTCATTGACAACAATAAAAACGTTGACGTTTCTATCATTAGATATTTAATACttcaaaaagtatatatttttataaacgaaaaaatattaataaaatatttaaagaaatctttaaaaatataactttaaatataatagttttttcttgGTTTGAAATTCAACTAACACATTGTTAGAGTTAGGTAGAAGGGAGATCATGCGCCATGGGTGCACATCTGCCAAACCTTAATAACtagaaaaccgagtaatcgatattatgtttttgtttattaattatctATCATCGCTGAATGTTTGAAGGATTATTTTTGCATATGATTTTATGCAAATGCggtcatttaaaatattctgtGTGAAacttttgtgctaacttttttagtttttgtgattgAACAAATATATTGGTAGCTTATAGAATgtcaatgaaacaaaaaatatttttgtttaatgaattaattcataaaacagcaaaataagatttaatttttgttttacaaatctaATCTGTCCTATCACCTTGGCGAATTCACCCCATGGGAAATGTTAGGAATGATTCAAACGGATAAAACTAAGTAtaagaataatgaaaaaattgagAACTAACTTAAAATTATGAAGAATGAAGAACGCCTCAAAAAACAAGTGGCATATGGTCCCCCTTCTGCCCTAGCTACTTTTTTAAAACGTTTCACTTATTGATGTTCAGTGGTAAAAAATgcatgatttttatatatatttataccttTATGGAAAGATAATCTTCtctattttcatatattatacAACATTCAATCGATTTCCGAAACAAGTTTCTGTTATCCGGctgaactaaaattttataccaGTTAGTTTTAGACACTAACAAAACTCGATAATTCTGAGGAAAATCTATATTATATGCAATATTTTGTACATGTATGTagtacaaattaattaaaaataattaattgacTTAATTTACAAACTATATATTTGTCATTATAACTATAATTGGGAATaaaatgaattgttttttttattaaatggcaCGATGAACTTGAACTTCGAATTGTCAAACATAAACTTCAATAATCAACTTAATctcaaatttcaaaatcaaaatacaCAATAGGCAATAGTAAGTATTTAAGACAgtatcaataaataatatattttaatattattacacaTATCTACTACCTaaatcacatacatacatatattagccgaaacataaaattttatttcctcAATCACTGCTTTTATCATTACTTCAatgtaaaaacgaaaaatatcacttttgtaCATCAAAGTAGATtggtaaaattttgtgatatttatatttatatatttatagtacGTGTATATTTAATGCTTTGATTGTATCAACTTCTGATAATGAACGTGACTATTATCCGACATTTGTGCGCGTTTATTTTCAGAAGAtgattaaaatgtttgctaaaaTTTGGTCCTTTTTGTATGTAGTATGTACTTGCACgatgaacaaaatttaaaattctccaATATGCTCTATTCATTTCATTATGCTTTTATGCTCACACAACATTATAATACGAACAGAGAACAGCTTTTGTGAATTATACAGAAACAacttaatttacatacatattttttcttacataagaaaacatatttttcttttatattgtaCTTGCTTGCTTTAAAAAGTCACGTTAGAATGACGAAGCTTTTGCTTAATTCGGTTGATCATTTAACAAATTCGAGACAGAtaggaaaatcttttaaactatattatgattaaGTTTGCAAAAGTTCTTTTTGTTTCCATACGGATCTGAAAAACTGGAGTccgaaaaatttaaatctgGCGTATGTATTACATTTGCATATCAGtgatataaggagtgagatcgaaaaattcttaacatacatatgtatatgtttataaaaaagaaacctctaaacttacagctttatttttttttatttgattcaaattattatttcaatttacaaaaaaaaaaaatatttttatagttttaatcactagtgatgaaattttgaactcttttcggaaacccttccattaacgtttttatagtgctttctgtcactttgctcgaacatgtagtccatctccgtttaaaatctaccacacttttggacaccttttttgtactcttcaattctcttttaacaagatcccaatatctctccactggccttagctccgggcagtttggaggatttgcctctcttggtacaaataccacattattgttcttgtaccactcaagggcttgtttaccatagtgacaggatgccaagtcaggccaaaaataagtggacacattatgaagtcttatgaatggaagcagcctattttttaaacattccttgatgtaaatttcggtatttatagagcccgttgtaacaaatgattggcttcttttgccgcaactgcatattgcttgccataccaagaactttctgggaaattttgtctgcttttgggtcctaaacttttcttcaacattccctcgagcatcagcaacataaaacttttgacctggaagttgcgaaaaatctgccagaacatacgtttcgtcatccattatgcagcaagaatattttttttataaaacttgacttcaatttccgtgctctgtttttggcctctaaatttttagcagcgttcctgtcggaacattttgagccttgtatgtttttaaacctgcattagctttaacttttcataccaaatagtccgagcactgagctaaccgagctgctttcctaccggatgtgttgggggctcttttgaaaatgcgttctatttttcggctttagaaacatcatgtggaccattccttctacctgaaccaggttttttatcaactgacaagttctcccggtactgtttaataacattggaaacagtttgacggcagacctttgtatgcttggccaactttttgtaagaccaagttgggcttagttaaaaatatttaataatttcattacgcacttttttctggtcactcattttaatcagattaacaaaaaaattaatataattgacatcacacataataactgacatgtttttcaaaggtaacttgatcaaaaaaaaatcaaataatactttggttgaaaaatgtaatgaaaaacgtgtgttaagaatttttcgatctcactccttaaacCGAGAAAAtcgtttacaaaaataaataaaattaaattacatatgCACTCGTCCATGTGGGGTTCATTCATTAAAAACATAATCTATATATGTATCTTCCAACATTActctaatataaatattagaaatCCTTTATTTCCACTGATTGTTATTATCATTCGTTTAAATGCCTTTAGAAAAGATGTAAAGTTTGCATAAATGCAACTAATGTTCAGATATAatcaattgcaaataaaaaagaaatatgtataaataattagTTTGTTAAACATTGCACGAACATTGAAACGAAAATTACAATTTGAAGTTTATCatgaattaagttttatttcttttacgtAGGAAAATGAGAATGGAGCTTTGCGAAAGTTCCTTGAAGTAATTATGGACATTGGTGGCCAAGTCTTAGACGATATTAACAATTTCGGAGATGTTACAATTTTGGCACCCAGTAATGAGGCCTGGAATAATTCTGCCATTAACAATATTATTAGGtttgtatttaagaaaatttatgcagaagataaattttttaaaattatttttaaatttcaacagaGATGTTCCAAAAATGCGGGAGATATTAAATATGCACATTATTAAAGATCGCCTAAACGTGGATAAAATcaaggaaaaaaatcaaaatttagtaAGTCTGAGGGAATTTGTTATgcgattttttatgtttaaatgtgtACTTTCTCCTTTCAAAGATTGCACAGGTTCCCACAGTAAATAACCGTACATTCCTCTACTTCAACATTAATGGCGAAGGATCAGATGAAGTGATTACTGTTGAAGGCGGTGGAGTGAATGCCACTATCTTGGAAGCAAATGTCGCTAGCACTAATGGTTATGTTCACATTATCGACAAGGTTCTTGGAGTTCCATATACAACAGTGTTGGGCAAATTGGAAAGTGATCCTATGCTAAggtaatttaatagaaataaaataaaaattttaaattttacaacatcaaataactttaaattatcACTTTCTAGTGATTCATATAAATTGGGTCAATTTTCAACATTCAACGAACAACTGAATAATACACAAAGACGTTACACGTACTTTGTGACACGTGACAAGGGGTGGCAGAAAATAGGATTAGATTTTCCTTCGGTgcataagaaattatttatgaaaGACTTTGCCTATCACGtaagtaatattattttttaataataaatatcaacGATATTTAGTGTTTGCCTCTATTTTTCAAGTCTCGATCAATTTTGGAACGTCATTTGGTAATTGCTGATCGCGCTTATTCCATGAAAGATATGGTCGCTATGACAAAAGAAAGTGAATCAATTGTACTGCCAACTTTCCgagattctttaaaaattaaagtagaAGAAGAAGCTGGACGTAAGTATTAaagaaatcataaatatttaatctttTGTGATTTGTTCTAATGAGTTAATAATGTTATGGGAGGTAATAATttctaatgtttaatttttaccttttttataaaatttaaaaccaagaTCTTCATGATGAATTCGCTTCTCATGATTGGACTGGTGAGTAGGgatacatttttaacataatcgAACAAAATTTCGTAACATGAACTcattttttagagaatttcatTCATTGCAGTTATGTATTTTTCTGTGTagataaaaacaattatatgtttgCATTCTTCAAGAAAAAAGTACATTATtcgggaaaaaataaaactctttttgtttggcccaaaattttattattttttctacaagTATTCTGAAATTTTGCAGTTTAAAggctttattttaatatttccgcTTATATGCAGTATGTTAACACAATATATGTTTcaaataatatatgtaaatacttaTATCAATAAAGTTAATATAAGAACTTATAAGTATTTAATTCTTATGTTGttcatatttagtttaaatgcaTACATACTCAATTCATATATTCAGTTagtgtttaatatatttgtttattttgtatttaattaaaaattttacgtttAATTTTTTAGGTTATGTCATCATttggaattataaaaaaattaatgtttatcgCCCGGACGTCGAATGTACCAATGGTATTATACACGTGATTGATTATCCAATGCTGGAGGAGAAGGATATCGTAGTGAGGGGAGGTAGTTATCAGATTAAATCTAACTTCTGCATATTGTTTGCAAATCTCTTCATAATAGCAATAGCAAAACTTTTCTAAaccaaaaactaattaaaaaaactt
This genomic window contains:
- the LOC124419360 gene encoding fasciclin-1-like isoform X1, giving the protein MDIGGQVLDDINNFGDVTILAPSNEAWNNSAINNIIRDVPKMREILNMHIIKDRLNVDKIKEKNQNLIAQVPTVNNRTFLYFNINGEGSDEVITVEGGGVNATILEANVASTNGYVHIIDKVLGVPYTTVLGKLESDPMLSDSYKLGQFSTFNEQLNNTQRRYTYFVTRDKGWQKIGLDFPSVHKKLFMKDFAYHSRSILERHLVIADRAYSMKDMVAMTKESESIVLPTFRDSLKIKVEEEAGHLHDEFASHDWTGYVIIWNYKKINVYRPDVECTNGIIHVIDYPMLEEKDIVVRGGSYQIKSNFCILFANLFIIAIAKLF
- the LOC124419360 gene encoding fasciclin-1-like isoform X2; this translates as MDIGGQVLDDINNFGDVTILAPSNEAWNNSAINNIIRDVPKMREILNMHIIKDRLNVDKIKEKNQNLIAQVPTVNNRTFLYFNINGEGSDEVITVEGGGVNATILEANVASTNGYVHIIDKVLGVPYTTVLGKLESDPMLSDSYKLGQFSTFNEQLNNTQRRYTYFVTRDKGWQKIGLDFPSVHKKLFMKDFAYHSRSILERHLVIADRAYSMKDMVAMTKESESIVLPTFRDSLKIKVEEEAGRYVIIWNYKKINVYRPDVECTNGIIHVIDYPMLEEKDIVVRGGSYQIKSNFCILFANLFIIAIAKLF